A genomic window from Microbacterium sp. H1-D42 includes:
- the otsB gene encoding trehalose-phosphatase translates to MTRNWNAAVPDDAVLALARTERLLIALDFDGTASELVAEPMAARAIPAVSDAIARLSALPDTTVAFVSGRSLVHLREIAEHTDESPIVLAGSHGAQYWYPGEGEQDIEPTADERALRDELLAELAPLMAEYPGVELEKKTFGVGIHGRPADPEVERAAFSRVDEVFARRARHWRRRTGDRILEFSSRDEGKDSAIGRLRAHTGATGVLFAGDDVTDEDALRVLGPGDLGVRVGAGETSAALRVDTPQQIAEVLGVIATERSAARE, encoded by the coding sequence ATGACCCGCAACTGGAACGCAGCAGTGCCCGACGACGCCGTGCTCGCGCTGGCGCGCACGGAGCGGCTGCTCATCGCGCTGGATTTCGACGGCACAGCATCCGAGCTCGTCGCCGAGCCGATGGCCGCGCGCGCCATCCCCGCCGTGTCGGATGCCATCGCGCGCCTGTCCGCATTGCCCGACACCACGGTCGCGTTCGTCTCCGGCCGCAGTCTCGTGCATCTGCGCGAGATCGCCGAGCACACCGACGAATCGCCGATCGTGCTGGCCGGCTCCCACGGCGCGCAGTACTGGTATCCGGGGGAGGGCGAGCAGGACATCGAGCCGACCGCAGACGAACGCGCGCTGCGCGACGAGCTGCTCGCAGAACTGGCGCCGCTGATGGCCGAGTACCCCGGCGTTGAACTCGAGAAGAAGACATTCGGCGTCGGCATCCACGGCCGGCCCGCCGACCCGGAAGTGGAGCGCGCGGCGTTCTCTCGTGTCGACGAGGTCTTCGCGCGGCGCGCCAGGCACTGGCGGCGCCGCACCGGGGACCGCATCCTGGAGTTCTCCTCGCGCGACGAGGGCAAGGACTCGGCCATCGGCCGGCTGCGGGCGCACACCGGGGCGACCGGCGTGCTGTTCGCGGGCGACGACGTCACCGACGAGGACGCGCTGCGCGTGCTCGGCCCAGGCGACCTCGGCGTTCGCGTCGGCGCGGGGGAGACCTCCGCCGCCCTTCGTGTGGACACCCCACAGCAGATCGCCGAAGTTCTGGGTGTCATCGCGACCGAGCGGAGTGCCGCTCGGGAATAG
- a CDS encoding trehalose-6-phosphate synthase, whose product MATAEFVIVANRLPVDRIVTPEGEEIWRTSPGGLVAALEPMMRSVNGAWVGWAGQPDLDIPPFEADGIRLLPVVLSEQEVQDYYEGFANDTIWPLYHDVIAPPQYHREWWEAYVTVNLRFAEAAATAVSRGGTVWVHDYQLQLVPEMVRNLRPDVTIGYFHHIPFPSHGLYAQMPWRDQVLRGLLGADVIGFQRAQDAANFLAAAKRRLGYETKATSIALPDGRTPLVRAFPISIDTGPYRELARRPDIQARALEIREGLGNPKRIVLGVDRLDYTKGIRHRIKAYGELLDQGRISVEDVAFIQVASPSRERVNAYMQLRDEVELAIGRINGDRDTLGHTAIRYLHQGFPREEMVAMYLAADVMLVTALRDGMNLVAKEYVATRADNRGVLVLSEFTGAADELRQAVRVNPHDIEGLKDAIMTAIEMPRHEQSKRMRSLRKRVLEHDVTAWSESFLTALENAGRHHGRTEQP is encoded by the coding sequence GTGGCCACCGCAGAGTTCGTCATCGTCGCCAATCGACTTCCGGTCGACCGGATCGTGACACCTGAGGGCGAGGAGATCTGGCGCACGTCTCCCGGCGGCCTCGTCGCCGCACTCGAACCCATGATGCGCAGCGTCAACGGCGCGTGGGTCGGCTGGGCGGGGCAGCCCGACCTCGACATCCCGCCGTTCGAGGCCGACGGCATACGCCTGCTGCCCGTGGTGCTCAGCGAGCAGGAGGTCCAGGACTACTACGAGGGATTCGCCAATGACACCATCTGGCCGCTTTACCACGACGTGATCGCACCCCCGCAGTACCACCGTGAGTGGTGGGAGGCGTACGTCACGGTGAACCTGCGCTTCGCGGAGGCTGCCGCGACGGCCGTCAGCAGGGGCGGCACAGTCTGGGTGCACGATTATCAGCTGCAACTGGTTCCCGAGATGGTGCGCAACCTGCGACCGGATGTCACGATCGGCTACTTCCACCACATCCCCTTCCCCTCGCATGGCCTGTACGCGCAGATGCCCTGGCGGGATCAGGTGCTGCGCGGTCTGCTCGGCGCCGACGTGATCGGCTTCCAGCGCGCGCAGGACGCCGCGAACTTCCTCGCCGCCGCGAAGCGTCGTCTCGGCTATGAGACGAAGGCGACCAGCATCGCCCTTCCCGACGGTCGGACACCCCTGGTGAGGGCTTTCCCGATCTCCATCGACACCGGCCCGTACCGGGAGCTCGCCCGCCGGCCCGACATCCAGGCCCGTGCCCTCGAGATTCGTGAGGGGCTCGGCAACCCCAAGCGCATCGTGCTCGGCGTGGATCGGCTTGACTACACCAAGGGCATCCGGCACCGGATCAAAGCGTACGGCGAGCTGCTCGATCAGGGCCGCATCTCGGTGGAGGACGTCGCGTTCATCCAGGTCGCCAGTCCCAGTCGTGAGCGCGTCAACGCGTACATGCAGCTGCGCGACGAGGTCGAGCTCGCCATCGGACGCATCAACGGTGACAGGGACACCCTCGGCCACACCGCGATCCGCTATCTGCATCAGGGCTTCCCCCGGGAAGAGATGGTCGCGATGTACCTCGCGGCTGACGTCATGCTCGTCACCGCGCTCCGCGACGGCATGAACCTCGTCGCCAAGGAATACGTGGCCACCCGCGCCGACAACCGTGGGGTGCTCGTGCTGAGCGAGTTCACCGGTGCAGCCGATGAGCTGCGCCAGGCGGTGCGGGTGAACCCGCACGACATCGAGGGGCTGAAGGACGCCATCATGACGGCGATCGAGATGCCGCGTCACGAGCAGTCCAAGCGCATGCGCTCCCTGCGCAAGCGCGTGCTCGAGCACGACGTGACGGCGTGGTCGGAGTCGTTCCTGACAGCGCTCGAGAACGCTGGACGCCACCACGGACGAACGGAGCAGCCATGA
- a CDS encoding MFS transporter yields the protein MAGWPYFAIAFIARLPFAMMVVGVLTMVVTTRGSLSLGGLASAAVGAGTALIGPFLGAAADRYGQRPVLLASAVLNAAMLATFALVVYSPLSESFVLISGFMIGATAPQVSPMSRSRLVTIIDDRMPEARRARTTSATMSYESAADETVFVFGPFLVGILASFIAPWAPIAIASVLTLLFVGAFALHPTGRHVSAARTPGGAAPSAVSELFRPALLVVVVGIFGVGLLFGTTLTALTAFMADRGAAEQAGLLYGVMGIGSAILALGVAWLPPRFTLAARWLVFGGILLAGTILVATATTVVTMTIALAILGIGVGPTLVTQYSLGAARSPLGRSATVMTMLGSGVVVGQAIASAVTGELAENTGTSAALLMPLVAAVVVVAAGLANRFMTPIQR from the coding sequence TTGGCGGGCTGGCCCTACTTCGCCATCGCTTTCATCGCACGACTCCCGTTCGCGATGATGGTGGTCGGCGTGCTGACCATGGTCGTCACCACCCGGGGCTCGCTGTCGCTCGGCGGCCTCGCCTCAGCGGCGGTCGGCGCCGGCACCGCCCTGATCGGGCCGTTCCTCGGGGCCGCGGCCGACCGCTACGGTCAGCGCCCGGTGCTGCTCGCATCCGCCGTGCTCAACGCCGCGATGCTCGCGACCTTCGCGCTCGTGGTCTACAGCCCGCTCAGCGAGTCGTTCGTCCTGATCTCAGGGTTCATGATCGGCGCCACGGCGCCGCAGGTATCTCCGATGTCGCGATCGCGGCTGGTCACCATCATCGACGATCGGATGCCAGAGGCGCGGCGCGCCCGCACGACGTCGGCGACCATGTCGTACGAGTCCGCTGCCGACGAGACGGTGTTCGTCTTCGGGCCGTTCCTGGTCGGCATCCTGGCATCGTTCATCGCACCGTGGGCGCCGATCGCCATCGCCTCGGTGCTGACACTGCTCTTCGTCGGGGCATTCGCGCTGCACCCGACAGGACGTCACGTGTCGGCAGCCCGCACACCGGGGGGAGCCGCGCCGTCGGCCGTATCTGAGCTGTTCCGACCGGCGCTGCTCGTGGTGGTGGTCGGCATCTTCGGGGTCGGCCTGCTCTTCGGCACGACCCTCACAGCCCTCACGGCGTTCATGGCCGATCGTGGTGCCGCCGAGCAGGCGGGGCTGCTCTACGGGGTGATGGGCATCGGGTCGGCTATCCTCGCCCTCGGTGTCGCCTGGCTGCCGCCGCGGTTCACGCTGGCCGCGCGCTGGCTGGTCTTCGGGGGCATCCTGCTCGCCGGGACGATCCTGGTAGCGACCGCCACGACCGTGGTGACGATGACGATCGCACTGGCGATCCTCGGCATCGGCGTCGGTCCGACGCTGGTCACCCAGTACAGCCTCGGCGCCGCGCGCAGCCCTCTCGGCCGCTCGGCGACGGTCATGACGATGCTGGGCTCAGGGGTGGTCGTCGGCCAGGCGATCGCGTCAGCGGTGACGGGCGAGCTCGCCGAGAACACCGGCACCTCGGCAGCACTGCTGATGCCGCTGGTCGCGGCGGTGGTCGTCGTCGCCGCGGGCCTGGCGAATCGCTTCATGACGCCGATCCAGCGCTGA